ATCTGCTGGGCGAGACCTACCGTGAACTCCTCGGCCGCACCGGCATCCCCGCCGACTGCGTCGAGCAGATCGTCGGCGGCACCGTGACCCACGCCGGCGAGCAGTCCATGAACCCCGCGCGCACGGCCTGGCTGACCATGGGCCTGCCGTACGAGACGGCGGCGACGACGGTCGACTGTCAGTGCGGCTCCTCGCAGCAGGCCTCGCACATGACGGCCAACCTCATCGCGGCGGGCGTCATCGACGTCGGGATCTCGTGCGGCGTCGAAGCGATGTCGCGGGTGCCGCTGGGGTCGGGGTCGAAGCACGGTCCGGGGAAGCCGTTCCCGGACGAGTGGAACGTGGATCTGCCGAATCAGTTCGAGGCGGCGGAGCGAATCGCCCGGCATCGTGGGCTGACCCGCGAGAACGTCGACTCGCTGGGGCTGATCTCGCAGGAGCGGGCCTCTGTCGCCTGGAGCGAGGAGCGGTTCAAGCGGGAGACGTTCGCCGTGCAGGTGCCGACCACCGAGGACGAGCAGCGCGCCGGGCAGGGCATGTGGCGGTTGGTGGATCGTGACGAGGGTCTGCGCGACACGTCGATGGAGGCGCTGGCCGGACTGAAGCCGGTCATGCCGACGGCCATCCATACGGCGGGCAACTCGTCCCAGATCAGCGACGGGGCGGCGGCCATCATGTGGGCCTCGAAGCGGATGGCGCGGGCGCTGAAGCTCCGGCCCAGGGCCCG
This DNA window, taken from Streptomyces sp. NBC_00663, encodes the following:
- a CDS encoding steroid 3-ketoacyl-CoA thiolase, which codes for MAAEPVIVEAVRTPIGRRGGALANLHPAYLLGETYRELLGRTGIPADCVEQIVGGTVTHAGEQSMNPARTAWLTMGLPYETAATTVDCQCGSSQQASHMTANLIAAGVIDVGISCGVEAMSRVPLGSGSKHGPGKPFPDEWNVDLPNQFEAAERIARHRGLTRENVDSLGLISQERASVAWSEERFKRETFAVQVPTTEDEQRAGQGMWRLVDRDEGLRDTSMEALAGLKPVMPTAIHTAGNSSQISDGAAAIMWASKRMARALKLRPRARIVAQALVGADPHFHLDGPIDATKAVLGKAGMSLKDIDLVEINEAFASVVLSWAQVFEQDLEKVNVNGGAIALGHPVGATGARLITTALHELERLDKEFALITMCAGGGLATGTIIQRI